The following nucleotide sequence is from Mytilus trossulus isolate FHL-02 chromosome 9, PNRI_Mtr1.1.1.hap1, whole genome shotgun sequence.
CATTCAGagcatatctaaaaaaatgcTGACAAACAAATTGTGTTGTCCCTTTTGTAAAATACTTGACTGACAAATCCAGTGTCCTGTTTTTTGTAGATTTAATGATCAAAATCTCttatttttactcaaaatagTAATGTTTCGTGTTGATATTTTATCAGTTTCCTTATTGTCATCCTTGTCATCTTTAGACTGAAGATGCAAGTCCGGTTTTCCTGTAATCgaaaaatgtatgataaaattaaacattttgtctTAAAAAGCAATGTCCTTATAATGTATGCAATATGTGTTAAATACAATATAGTTAGAATTATCGTAATACAATATGCTGATCGACCAATTTTGTGATGGGATCCTTTTGCTTTATGTTCAGTTTTCTATTTCCTTTCGTATGTACTATCATATATCTGCTTGTCTTTTTCTATTTAAAGCCTTGGTGTTGTCAGAACTAAGAATGACATCTACTAATAGATATCTACAAGTATAGTTTTTGATGAACTAAAATAGTAAGATACGTGTTGTAGTCTCATGCGATGAACTTAAAATGAGTATATAAGTTTGTGATCTCAATGAAAAGAAACGtaattattaaatcaaaatgtgttCTTTGTTCCAGCTGTATGATAAGTTCATGTACAGAATGCATAACGTTTAAGTAcagaagaaacttttttttttaaagatatagaaaaaaagtatcCTCGATTTTTGAACGTACCTTACTACTTTGAAAtgtatgtcattttctgaaCAATAATTCTGAACTTGTTTACTGGCAAAAAGTTTtcagttttataaattaaataagttTTATGTATATAAGGTCATATAGGAGTTTGCACAAGAAAAGTTATCActgtttaattataattttgtttgattatatataatgtatgcAAACACAAAAGCCTTCTATGTCATACCAACAATGCATTTTATGTTCATTTGCTGATTTGTACTCTGCAGAAAGTAAGATAAAAATCGTGTTGCTTTATCACTGATTGTCACAAAACTGTTTTACTTGATATTTTGGATCTTTGGGACTAAATGAGAAATAGTCGCATTAAGCTTGGAATGCATCCAGTTCATGTTATTGAATCTGTATATCTTCCCTTGGCAATAGTATGTTGTAATAAACATCCTGGAAAATAGTTTTAATCTTATCATGATGAGAAAGTCTGGTACAAGTATTTGTAAATCCATTATTCTGTCCTTTCGTAGAATGATACTGAAACAAAGATACTATTCGcttataatttcattatttttatttttccaaaccTGAATGTATAAATCAACATAAATATCACTAGAGAACAAAATATATTGGTCAGGAAAATATCCTTGAAATTGTAACAGAGTAGGCGtgtttgaataaaagaaataacaaaattggGTTTATATTTAAGACTCAAATATATGATGGGTTGAAGATCTATCGTTGCATATTCCAAATCTATAGTAAATGTAGCATCGTACAATTATCTATCTATAAAAAATTTGTGCAATCTAAATCTATGgcgttttcaatttttaaaacgcatgacagatattttgtaaatgaagGACCAGTCAGTACATATCAGAACAATGATATCGAAATTCCCTTAAACAAGTCGATAAAATATACTTAAGGGCATATCCAACAGTTTATTTCTGACGGTGAGAATTTTTTccctttaagatattttatttttcaattgacAGAGAATCAaattttgcataaaaaaatatatgttgccGATTTcgtttttgcaaaaaatgctgctaaaaattgataatttttgtaattttgaagtaaaaaacgttttttattcaaaaaaaaaaaatatgactttttaaTCAACATAAACTTATATAATTGGGCTCAAATGAAAGCTAAATAATTAAAGATGGTAAGAAAAATCTAACTTTACCATTTAAAGCAATAATTCTTGCTCAAATATAGCTAAAAACGTTATGGATTCCTCAAAAAACGGCAAgaaatgaacatttgaaatgcacatttttgattttttatattatttccaACGGTGTCGATTTGGCTAAAGTGAGATATgttattctttcaaaaaaatggAACGTCataacgttttgaaaaatatgtgtCACCGTACtcgtttttgagaaaaatcgagtaatataatattgtttactcAATCCCTTCCGTAAGCCTCACAAATTGCGCCAAAAATTAGGACGTTGCGGGAAATAACGTTACATTTCCCGGTATTTTTTTAGAGGCAGTGCGACAGTGTGGctgaaaaatgtatacatacacTATGATACTGACTATGACTTGgttggaaagttgtctcaatggcactcatctcatatctttttatttataatgaacccGTTTCAGGATGAAATAATGAATCCGTTAGTTTTACTGTTGTGTTTGTTAAAATTGTGAAACCCGCAAAACATGCAAACTGTGGAATTACGACTAGTTGAACAAAAATCAAGGTAAAATCTGGCTTTATTTTTCAAGTAGCAAAAATTCCAAAGTGTATATATATTgccaacatatttattattttatttgatatttcgtATTTATATCTGTCATTCCGGATCAAAACTTCCTTTCgtttctaatttatttttcacaccTGGCATTCAATCGGAACTAATCAGGCATATTTCTAGTTGTTCTAAGAAAACATAATGGTCATTCAGTTACGGTTGACCTTGCATTAAATTAGATTTCTGCAACTTCTTTAGAAACCTATTATGAAAGTGCTTAAAGTACAAAAACCATCGGACGGTGAATCATGATTAGTAGattacaaggaagtaattataCTTACAAAGGCGACAATTTACTTCTCCCTATCATCATGGATGTAAAATCTGAGTTGCGGCAATAAtctttatttacatctttttaaCCTATAAGTGTATACCTGGCCTTGAGTCGAAAACTTTCTAGTCAGTTTTTCGTACTCACActccaaaatcaaccaatcatgatgcTGGACTTCATGTTTCGAGCTTGATTTTTGTGCTTCGAGcactgagtaaagttttatgacttgaCTTCTGGCTCAGTGCTTGGAGCACAAAATCATGcccgaaacatgaaatccagtttttgattggttaattctGGAGTCTTGAGTACAAAAATGGTGCTCTAGACAGGAGAACCGTGGAACATAAGCAGAACACAACTTGACAACTCCGAGGCGGATGGGGAACATGATGGCGAACTGTGGTTTATATTTGACCAATAGTACCACCTAAGTCAACAATAGAGGCTGTTTTGATGCATTGTAGAGTATGAATggattgctcattgttgaagtcagTAATCATTGAAGATAAAGAACAATGAAAAGACCTGCACATTAATAATCTgtactttttctatatattttgtgCTATTTAGTCCATGAACATTTACTCTATATCCCTTTATTTTCTACCGTAtacatgatgtttttttttaaatgtatgtacTGTATATATTCATCCAGTGGAATACTGATAAGTGacgttaaaatgtaaaagaaaacgACATTCctgaataaatgaatgaaatatatttCAGGGAACACTGTACAATAAAATGTCGAAATCTTAAATCTGCAAAAATTAGGGTCTAGTTGCTAATGCATACAGTTACATAATTTCTTTACAAGAATAACATAGCAAGCTTGTCCACAAGTTTGAAACTCTGACTTGGCATGCACACTGTAAAGGACTGTCACTCATCACTCATCTATAGGAATATATGTACCAAGTTTCTTGTCGATGTGACAATGACGTCCTCTGACcactttcacaaaaaaaaaacccaacactAACCTGATTCGGGACTGACGGATGGACAAACTGTTGGGTATACAGACACAGAAACCCGTAGGAACAGACAAACGGAAACACggaaataaaaacattactgTCGTGGGCGGGCATTAAAAAAGCTGGTGTTTATAGAAGATTGTTGCATTATCATGTCATCACGAGAGAGACTTTATTATGTCAAGAGACGTACATTAGTAAAAGGGTTAGTTTCTAGTTTTATCTTTTCATTATACGTTTTTTCAGATAAATACATCCTATGTCATCCAAACTGACCTATTCCCTTAGTGTCACATACACTGAATGTATGAATGAGAGGAAGAGTAGCTACACTAGGACCAAACGCATTTGATATATCACGTACAGGAAGCCATCAAAAGTCTTCATTCCTGCCAAAACATATCCACAGTTTGTTCCACCATATTTTTGGAGTGCTGCAATTCTTAATACTACTACATCTGTGTCGGTGCTACCTTAAATTACCGTCctacaacaattttcataatcagGCCGAACATGGACAAACATTCGTATATCTGCTTCTccatgcttacaaggggtagCTGGAAAGTATCCTTATTAGTCTCTACAGAAGCATTTCTGTCGGCAAGACACTTGAAAAATTTCATTTCGTTGTCATCTTCATAGTGAAAACTACTCCAGAACCCAACTTTTGTCTTCTCACATCTAGCCTTTCAATAATTCATTtagtaaatctaaaacaatatctactcttgaatacttatcgatgcaagattttattttaggccGTATAACACAATTGCAAAATCATCCAATATTGATTCCCTACAAGGTGGCCTGGAATTAACCATTGCTGCTCTATCAATGATAAATGCAAATTAcaaatgtttcaagtttatccATTTGCCCCGATTTAATACCACTGTTTAAAATGACATCCGAAGACAAAAACGGAGGAGCAGTTTGTCTTTATGGATTAAGAAATATCCCAAATCAATTTGTCCACtgtgacaaaaaataaaagtctagAAAAGATATCTAAGAAACCCTTGTGTGTTCATTAAGTCGTTCATTTATTATAGAATGCCTCAAACCACTAGATCTTGCAAATTTATCTGATAGTCTACTGACTTCTGGTCTAGCTACCATCAATATGTCTAAATGAGGTCTTCGGTTAAACCTATGACAACACATCGCCCTTTATAATTGCATTATTCTAATTTTGTCTGATCAATTgtgttaaaagaaaaatattttctggtcttCCTAcagtaaaattatcattttcataatCAATTGCCACCTGTGGGTGACTTAAGAGAAGGGAAGCCATGTCTCGGAGAAGGTCCGTCGCAATCAAGAATATGTTACACGATCAAGACCTAAATGAATACAGTATCATGCTTTATATGGACTGTTTGTACAAAATCTGACTCATGAAATACGCATACTACCAAATTCACAAGAggttcttattttataattgaacgcCAGGCATTGAACTGTGGTAGAGATGACTATATTTTCTTACGCCAGTCTATCAAATCGTTGAACGTCACAGAGTCAtgacatgattataattttttgtttagcTTTCCTAAGCCggtatattccccatttccattctcaattttatatacctTTGAAGCTAAAACACATAGAGTTATCTGATGCGCGTGTCTAGTCCTAggtacatttgaacatacatacaaTAATATGCCGTTCTAGGTGTTGCAATAATGGTTTTTGTGAGGACACATGTGTCATGTGTCATGTGTCCATCTACCTTCACGTAATATATCACccagaattttataacaaaGCCATTTCAATGTGAAATCCACCTTACATGACGATAAACTTATCTTCTCTGTACAAATCAGGCAATTCCCACTGAATATCCATTACCAAAAGTGGCTGATCTGCCGTTactattcatgtttttttctcgttttaaccACATTTACCGTCTTATCCATTAAATACCTGATCATTGCAACTGAATTggcttgtttttaaacatcataGATTTTACTTGCTTTTTAAAGTAATGAGATGAACTACGATTTATACCAGTTTGCCCTGGTAGTGCATACAAATTACTCATTATGTCTATAAATagtttgcgcatgcgcaaaattgttaaatcatgtgtgttataaccttgaaaaatgttttaaaaccaaatcataatatcattgaaaatcccaaatcacttattttatagtaaatagttaaaatattttttaatgaattttgtaacattttcgGGCATGCGCAAACCCGGTGTGTGTCAAATACTCATGTTTAGTGAATTATTCACATGTAAAGAAGGTAGCTACCAAACCTGACAGCTGTTTTTCACTAAAAGAAGGTAAACGAAAAGTTTTCCagaaaaaatcagtattttcaaactgaaaaacagccattttggaaaacggcggtggccatcttgaaaaaatgaattttttaatggccagcagttgtgtctttaaaagtatataataatgatgctttgtggtaattttcatgcttgtatcatcatttgcacaattccctcgattttgcctgctaatatcttccactattagtattaattgataaattcttGTCCTTAACATGTAGGAAGTAAATACCAGTAAATATTAATCAAACAACAATTAATATGTATTTTCTGAGCAAACTATTGATTTAAACTCATGCAGCCAAAATAAGGTCTTATTAACTCCTTTAAACTTACCAATGAGAAAAAAGAATccaaatgtataaaaattggCAAATATGTTTGTGTAGCTTGTCTACAGCGCACCCAATCTCTTTTCGCCTTATTTGCTTGGTGGAAACATATCTTCTTTGTATTACTTTGTACCAATATGTTAGCAGTGCATGTTTTGTGTTCTAATTCAACCATTTGGTCCCAAGTATTTGGTCCTTGCTTTAAACATGTGAAGTGAATCCTCCAAACAACCATCCATTCTACATGGAAGGAATGGGTaaactgaaatttataaatataactatttATTACTATAAATATAACTATTCATCACTAATTCTAGAATTAGAAAATGCAGTTTTAAAGGAATGTGTACAAATGCAGTTTTAAACAAATGTGTACAATTGTATACACTATATTactataaaataatgaaatcaaCTTTAAATAATAGGCTGTTTCATATCAACACCATTGATTATATTAATGTTAataatatgaagaaaaaaatccaaacactctcaatttaaaaattattgccTGTTTCTattattgacctgaaagaagtatattgactgaggggGAAGTATGAGGTCAATATATCCTGCATTGACCTCATACAGGCCAAaactattatattataaattttcgaccatatttgtatcaatatcatcttttaatttttttggaattttatagaCATCAACAACATATTAAtagttatttcatttatttttcatatttgtttgatttttttacatcttatgtatttgaagatttttttctcttcaaataatcaattataattatcttttattaaacttttaacattaaattcatAATATGAGGtcgcaattttttttataaattctaaaaataagTGCAATAAGTTTTTAACTTTGCAATATGCTTTATTTAACTATTCTCCATTTTCTATCTACCTATAGTGTAACAGTACAATGTCAGGCATATGACCAATATTCCCCATATAGTTATCATATATTGGATATAGTCCAACATTTCATTTTGTTCTATGGAAGTCCCTGTTTACACTGATTTTACCTTACAGTTTGGTGTTTACCTTTATACTATTAACTTCAGCATTGTTTTACTTACATTTGAAAGATGGTATCTCAGATTCTTTGAGATCAAGTCCTGTTAAATTCGAGAGAGCACAGTTGGAACATTCTGTCATTGAGAAAAGTATTGTTCCATTACCAGTCAAATCTGTATGTTGTTGGAACCTGAAACTTTCCAAAACTCGGAAAACTAATGTAAAATCTATTGTTggccattttatttttacagatccCTTGAGGTTGCAACTAAACctctgcaaaaaaaaagaatgaatcaTAAACTCACAGTTAACACAAACATTTCTGTAACGCctcaatcaataatttaaattttgtttatgaagCCATATCATCAGAAAGTTTGTTTCAAATTTGTGAGAAACAAATGCCTcttgatatttttctttcaagtaGATGTACATTTTCCATATATCTAAATACATATTCTGGTCCATATGATGATAAGATTGAAAATCGATTCAAAAACTATACTACTTGTCCCATTTAAGTGTATACACATCCAACCTAAACATTTCAGAGTTAAACAGACATTATATTACACATATAATACTCTCAGAATATTTGTTCATATTGCCTTTTCTTATAACCCATACTTTCATTGACGAACCAAGCAATGAaaaggttatttttttgttttcttacttTCATTGGATTACTAAAGCCAGTGTTCCAGCTAGGATTTTAAAAGGGCAGGAAGCCAATCATGAAAAGGGCACTTTAACACaatgattgatatttcaaaaaggGCATGCCAACCATTGTCTTATCATGTAAACTGCAGGGGTTTCAGCTAGGAGTTTTGAGGGTGTTTGGTTAATTAAAGGCTAGATGAAAATGAACCACATTTGAACATACAGTATAGAGGGACCAAGGATGTACATTACTAGCTGAGTCTCTATTTCCCTAAAAACATTGATGCATGGTGGGTCTAAGATTAAGTTGCGCAGCAGCGTTTTgtagaattatttttatttcatttgtgaaATGAATTTTGTATGTCAGTTTCCAAAACTACACATAAATCTGCAATAAAGTCAGGAACAATACCTTACATCTTCTCCAGGGGCCAATCTGGATCCTAAAACTTTTTTCCAAGTGTCCAGTAGAAATATTAAGTCCTTACCAGGGTATTTATCTACaggtatatacatattttaaaatagtcTCGAATGTTCTTACAAAGGCAATAATATGTTTGAAATGCCTAATACCATAAGTATATTACTAGACTAGTCTATTAAAGTCTAGTAATGGACAtcttagtatggcgttcattatctatatactacataACAAAATTAGAATTACTAATGTGCCAGACAACTTAAAAAAGTGAAGTTCATTacgaatcaaatgaaataattttagtATGCATATTCTTTTTTCGCTAGTGTGTTTGGGCGAAGAATTGATAGTTTATTTGAGgtaaaaaatttgaattgaCCAATGAATGATACATCTAACAAAGTTTGTTGCACAGCCTTTCGCTAAGCTTAGCTGCAGTTGAGTGTAAGATAGGTCTACATATAAAATGGATCAGTCAAACAATTCTTGATATATGATTGTGACATGTGGACCCCATCATACCTCAATAGTACCGATAACTCCTGATCAACtaggtatacatggtatagtaCATTACTAATACATTGATTTTACAAGAAAATTTCTGATGTTAAATAAGTAGTTTGATACTTTGTAAAGAGATAAACATACTTTGACAAACAGTGGCTTTATCTAACTGTAGAAAGGTCCTGTTACTATTATCTATTTCACATGTAAACACTGCTGGTCCACCCACAGACACTTTACCATCAGAACAGGCGGCATTACATGATCTCCCCCACATCAAGACGGAGCAGTTTGTGCCACCTTCATAATCACTTATGCTGCTGACTTCCTGTTCACACCTtagtactgtaagtatatggaGATGTAAATGTGAGACTTCAGTtgtgtcaaaagttcaagcaatGTTATCAATTATTGGAGATATATTATCATTATATTCATTGCATTCCAACATGTTCAACATACATGTCCCTATATCTTGTGTTGTAgattattttttccattttaaatttctatcaatctatcatgtctatcatAGTTTTCAAAGTAATAGgcaaaaacacaaaagcttggttaaaaattgtcaattaagggcaactaataataaaaactgaaactaaaaactttacatttttttataagtataaaGGAGCATAACTTGATAATGGTTAAAGTGATACTACCCTTATTCAACTTCAAGCAATTTTGATATTGattgaacacatttttttctatttctcgTAGCTACTTCCCCTTTAAGATATTTATCAGTATTTTGAAATTAGAATAAGAAGTTAAACAACTTGCCGTAAATGATTAATGTATAATTAAGTGAAAGTACACACTGGAACTAATTTCTTACCTTTCACAACATAAGTAAAAACACATTTAGTGCCATTTCCTATGGAATAATTAATATCCTGCCATCCTGTATTTCCGTATACTTTTACTGGAAGTTTGGGCTTAAAGTTATAGGCTCCTGGAATATCTGGGTTCACTACAGCATAACGTTTTCCTTTAACAGCATTCAGTCTGTTAAGACCCTTATAAGGACATTCTTCGTCGGCAATTGTTACACCTAACTGAATTAAAAATcctgaaaaaaagacaaaaatagtGATACTGaaaatattcagtaaaatatctgatattattaattttcatttgaaatctaAATTAGCATGTATCAAAATCACCATTCAGCTGTGTTGAACTTTCAATGAGATGTGAACACTTGCAACCTTTGATAGCCTCATTGCAGCATTGAGACATAGAACAAA
It contains:
- the LOC134683592 gene encoding uncharacterized protein LOC134683592 encodes the protein MGNQLLIFVGFLIQLGVTIADEECPYKGLNRLNAVKGKRYAVVNPDIPGAYNFKPKLPVKVYGNTGWQDINYSIGNGTKCVFTYVVKVLRCEQEVSSISDYEGGTNCSVLMWGRSCNAACSDGKVSVGGPAVFTCEIDNSNRTFLQLDKATVCQSMFISLQNKYPGKDLIFLLDTWKKVLGSRLAPGEDRFSCNLKGSVKIKWPTIDFTLVFRVLESFRFQQHTDLTGNGTILFSMTECSNCALSNLTGLDLKESEIPSFKFYPFLPCRMDGCLEDSLHMFKARTKYLGPNG